GCGCGAGGTTTACAACTTTTGTAGTTCGGTTGTAACCGATTAAACACGCTTATACTGTCTCCTTCGTGGTATGTTCTATCGTACTCACTGGTGTGGGTGTCCCGTCGTGGGCCCAACCTGGAGTGAACTGGCTGCCTTCGATGAGAATGGGACTCGTCATGATACTCTCTTCGTCGATTTTCAGATTGAGTATACTCATATCTCGCTGGAGATCTAGAGAAAACTTCTGTGTCTTCTACCTGAACCCGTGATGGTCCATCATGCTGAGAAACATGAGGTACGATGGTGCTCGAGTACGGGATACAGGCCTTCGTGATTGAGTAGGAGGAGCGGTTTGTACACAGAGTTGGGCATACACAGCGTTTATCGCTCCCTGGGATCTGACATACCTAGAGATAGGGGTTTCCCCATGAGGTAGAATTGAGCTGATTGGGATTTCAGGCTGTATTCCTGGAGTGATAGGGTCATTCGGATGATTATCAGTGTACTGAACTTCATTATCATCCGAAGCCTCTTCCACAATCCCTTCGACTTGGGTATTGTGAACGAAATTTGGCCGAGGCCCGGTTTGACGATTCGTCAGAGTTTCTTCCATTTGAAAGACGGAAATGAAAAAGTGAATCGAAAGGAGAAGAAATGAGTAAAACTGggaaatcggtgggcgccaatgaagaaacactggttaaTTGACCGGAATCAACTAAACCAGGGGTCTGATTCTGCATAAAACGGTTGGTTTCTCCTCGTTCGGTTCGGGGGTGACAGATCTTCTTCTCTTCACAGTAACTGCAAAACAACCACtgttagactcgccacggggagaatgggggttctctccgtgaccaccctccggcgtgagaataagtacagggtttatgaagaagaagaagtgtaAGTGAAGTGAAAGTAAGTTGAAGATTATACCTGAATTatccttctatttatagccgaagtttgGGCGGGAAAGCTTGTTGGTGAAATATTGACGGAAAGTGTTATTTCCGTGAGCGGTTATTTTTCCCTCCGTTAATcacttaacgagtgtgagagcacacggatcgcgATCTTGATCAACGGTTGGGGTATTGCCAcatggaaagtgggcaagtgaaGATCTCTCTTCAATTCcgtgccatcatcgtgacttcaagagagcctgggatgatgacacgtggccaGACGGTTATAAATGTCTGGTGATGCACGATAGGGCCTTCTAGAAGATTATAGCTGTAATCCTGTGTGGCTCCTTACTGTATGGTATCAGTgaagtaaataatatccaagtctggatattattTATGCGGGAGTGGTTGTTGGGATTTTTATCCTTATCTGTTATGGAGATTAGCGCAAGGATTCGTTAGTTTCCTTTGGGCGCGTAAGTGTTGCTTGTTGTATATCTTCTATGTTctctttgtaggaccagtgcgcggccgcgcaaggtctaaaAAGGTTTAGAAggatgaggttgtggtatggtcccaaataCTCGAagcgaggtttttgggaccttacccatTCACGTATACAACCATAAGCTTAAAAAAAATACTTGTAATGTTTATAGTAAAGTATAGGAATGTACCGCGACAAAAATGCTCCAAGGTGTCTCGTGTTGTTTTCTCGACCTTTttaaatactcgtcgttgatgttgGTCGTGTTTCCGTAAGCAAGGACTCGTAGTGTCACGTACACTTTTGAATACCAGTGAATCCAAGTGTCTCTTTCGCATccgctttttgtttaaaataatcgaAGTTGCTTTCCAAGTCGTCGACGATGCGTAGAAACAAACGCTTACTCATTCGGAAACGACGCCTAAAAACTTTTGGGTTCGGAAATGTTGGCGCCTCATCGAAATAATCTTTCATCAACCGATCGTTTGGCGCACGTCGGTCTCGTTCAATATAATCTCTTGTTTTAATTTCACGTTCCGGCCGGCGACAATGCTTCACATATCTCACTACTAGTTGACAAgcactcgtaaccgcctcttgctcgaCATCTTCATCGGTGGATTCACCATCATCCGCTAAAAACTCTCTATAGTAATAATTTGCGATGGACGAGGAAATAGGGGAacccatttttttttataaaaatggttgaATATTTGAGATTGTAGATGTTTATGTTTGTAAAATGGTTGTATTGTATGAGTTTTGATTTGTAAAAATGTAgaagtgtgtgtgtatatatatatataggtgagaagtaaaaaaagaaaaaaaataaatttctAGCCGTTTTATGACCGTTGCAACGGTCTTATTGGTCAATTTCTCGTCCCTCCAGCGTGTTTTAAAAGACGCCAAAACAAAAAACTTGATGAAACACGCCCGAAAACGCCGAGAGGGGGTGGGGAAGGGGCGATATTGGGCGTGATTGGGGGAGAATTTTGAAAAAAAGACGTCCATTACGGGTGGTCTTATCGATTAAATTAAGAGGATACCTCTTAATTGGTCACAAAGTCTATTTGGTTCATGTAAAAAATACTTGATGGTTTATAGAGCCTCTTAATGAGTACGTTTTAGAAACATGTTGACTAATTCAGATAACACCTCTTGATAGGTCATGACTCACACCCTTTAACACTTAAATAGGAaatgaatttacatcgagataaatggtaaacgggcaacaagctgcaccACTCCCTCTTTTTAAATAGCAAaataagtcttttaaaaactatgTTCATAAATCTTAGAGTTATAACATTAGTATGCATAATGAACATAACTTCAACATTTCAACTGTTTATATCAATATTTTTATATTTCAACTAGTAATAAAGCCCGCGAGCGTTGCGGCGCGGGTTCATCGCAAACATTGAATGAATTAATCcaagcgttatgtgatgtgttaaccatatgaaaacgcgcATTTTGACTTATTAGACTGAACTCAATGCAACatatataagcattgtgatttGATCAAACTGTAAAGTAAGTTAAATTTATACCATATAGTCATAATGTATTATATATGACCCGGCttatacatagaaaacgtaacgggtataaAGGAAAAACTGACCACGTATAATCAAAAGGGATAATTACAGgtttttttgaagaaaaaaaaaacatttcaatAAAATTACATAGACTGACTCCgctttaaataaaatttataacgAAACGTAGTACTTGATAAACAACTTGCAAGGTATATTAAGAGTGTAGAAAACATAATATtgtgatattaaaaaaaaaacaaaacgacTAAAAAGCTGATGGTGAATTCATAATTTTTGAAACGGGGGCAAAATCATATTCTTTTAactaagggcaaaatcgtaatttttagcttggggcaaaatcaaatttttttttttgaattcgGGGCAAAGATATAtagtaatttttagctgggggtaagtgtaaatttttttttttggagttgGGGCAAAGATGTAATTTGGAACTGATGGGGCAAAAgcgtatttttatttttagctgAGGGCAAAAGCATAACTTCGAGCTAATGGCAAagtcgtaattttaaagcggagATAAAATCGTAAATGAAGTGggccaataggggagtgccagaCAGCTGTCTGGCACTGTGCCCTTTACCGCCATGCCGGCCAATAAAGAGCCGGAGCTATTCCCGGCTTACGTAAGCAGCTTGAAATTGTATGTATAGGGAATTCGTCCGTGTTTGTTGGtcatataaataataaaatatattaatattattattattattatattaaaaagaTCATAGACCATATCCCAAAACATTGAAGGAAGAAAGCTCTCGATTTGGCGTCATTTTCAAACCAAGTCTTCCAGTTTTTGCGTGATGGTGCTATCAGAACAGTACGAGTAAATTGAGATTTTTATACATCGCTTGGTGGGTTATGCAATTAAAAAGAAGAGCTTTAATATCATCATGATTCATGAATTTAGCATACCGATGATAAAACAATCTTAAAGAAACAAATAGAAAACATAAAACCATTACAGGTTTATAAGTTTTAAACGAATAGTGCTACAAAACCACAAAAAGTACGAACAATAATCGAACGACTTATCAAATTGGTTGTTTTACCCGTCAGACAGGCTAAGCTCGGCCCTGCTCGTGAGTATGTTTTAAAGCTTGAGCTTGGTTCATTTATGTTTTACTAATTAACTTGTGAACACATTTAATTTAACTAATTAATATAACacaatatctatatatatatatatatatatatatataaatgagatggatttgggctaTGTGTCCTTTGTCTTTGGCCATCTAGGCTGATGTGGCAATTTGGTTTAGGAGGGAAATCCCAATTAGCTTTCAACAATCACGATTCCAAGGAAAAAAGGCGGGATCCGAATTGAGTTGGGTCGGGTCAACAGAAAATGGATCCTATATGTTATTTTCCAAAACCCTAGACACCACATTCATCTCCATTTTCCTTTCATCTCCCTTCTGGTTCAAGCATACGATTCAAGCATTGCCATTCCGAGTCAATAATCTTCATTCTCCTTCATCTTTATTATAAGGTATCTTCGATCTCCCTAAAATAATACCCGCAAAAATGGCCAAAATTGTTCACCGAAATCATACCTACCGAATCTCCCTTCTCTATCTTCTTTTTCTTCTACAATTGTTCATTGTCTCATCGGATCTTCAAGATTTTATCAAGATCAAAGGTAAATATACCTAATCGAACCTAGATCTgcgttgtttatgttattgtatATACAAAGTTGTTTTATAAAGATTGTTTCGATTGCTAAAAACCATTTGTTTTCTCATTTCTATAGATCCGATAAAAGAAATTAAAGGTGTGTTGTTATTTATGTTATTCGATTGTATTATACAAAGTTGTTTTTATGAATATTGTTTTGATTGCTAAAAACCATTTTTGTTCTGATTTCTGTAGATCTGATTAAAGAAATTAAAGGTATGTTGTTATTTATGTTGTTCAATTGTATATAAAGTTCATTTTATAAAGATTCTTTCGATTTCTAATAACGTTTTCTTTGTTCTGATTTCAGTAGATCCGATCAAACtttatctttttctttctttggATTTCTAATAATCTTTGTTCTGATTtgtaataactttttctttgttctGATTTCTGTAGATCTGATTTCGGACTCCGATAATTCGTCAATCAAAAGAGGTTACTTAATTGTTATAGTTGTTTTATCTTTTTTAAGTTTGCAATATGTAATTTTATATCCTTTctgttcattatttttttttacttattaatatatgttctgaatgatttaTGGTTTGTATTTTCTCATGGTGAACCCTCAATCTTTTTTGAAATTCGGACTCGGATTGTTAGTCTACCAAAATAAGTTATGTTGTTCTGAATTTTGTAGATCCGATCATAAAattgaaggtatgttgttttagtttgttgtttaTCTACTGTGCATCTTTAATCTAAGCGATTGaacatttatatttttttttgcaaacaataTCAAGATCAGAGGTTTTGTTATCATCATCTACATTCTCTGATTTATGTAGTGTCTATGAACGTTAATCATGTATTGGACATTTATCAAACTCATGTATTGGACATTTATCAAACTTActgatttttgtttattttgattttcatgTGAATCCCTAAATCTTGGATAACAATCGGACTCCGATCATTCAACAAGCAACAGAGGTTAGTTGAATGTTATAGTTGTTTTCTCTTTTTTAAGTTTGTAATATTGTTTTGTCAGAATCTTTGCTCCACGTTTCTATTGTTTTGTTTGAAGCTTGATTGAATATCATATTTGTTCTTGGAGTTTAATGGTTTGATCCTTGATGTTTGACAATTGAATTTCGGATCATGATAACGGTTCGGTGCTATCCATCCGTTTGTTCcaaaattattattgttaatttttatttccttatttagagGATATATAATAGCTtgattttaaattcaaatttttgaTTTGGAGTATAATAtggaagtaaacgatttggagttAATAACATTAATTGGATTTCCTTTTTAGGTGAGTTCAATGTACCTAGACATGTTAATGGTTTAAAATTTAgagttttatatataattttgattaaattcttccaacatattatagtaattttaaatttaaattatatttgatttatttttaaataaagttacctGAAATAGAAGTTGACTACATTCATTTTTTATAATTGCTAATTATCCTAATTTTTAATAACCTCTAATCGACAATTATTGGTTTCTATATAACTAATTAGattcaaattattcaacaatcatatTAAAAAATTTATTGGTTTTTACCGTATatgctttaaatcattaaaataataGATACGGAATTGAGTTTTGAACTTTCACTGTATTTTAGATGATTATGTCCTTCAAGATGCTAACATTTGTATGTTTTCTAATATCGTTTTAATTATTAGAAACCTGTTTTAagaatatattaatattttttaaaaatgtcAACAAATGTGTTTTTAGTATATTTCGCTGATAATTTCCTTATTTAGATGATAGATAATAACttgatttaaaattcaaaattttgatttggAGGATATTAtggaagtaaacgatttggagttAATAACATTAATTGGATTTCCTTTTTAAGTGGGTTCAATGTACAAAGACATGTTAgtggtttaaaatttaaaattctatatataattttgattaaatcttccaacatattatagtaattttaaatttaaattatatttggcttatttttaaataaagttacctaaaatagaaGTTGACTATATTCATTTTGTATAATTGTTAATTATCCTAATTTTTAATAAACTTTAATCAACAATTATTGGTTTCTATATAGCTAATTAGattcaaattattcaacaatcatattaaaaatatttattggttgttacatataagttttacatcattaaaattaaattttaagcTTATATGTTTTTTGTTTCGATTCATAGGAAATACCGTATGATTTTGCAAGCTTATTGTGGGAAGGAAAAGTTCCATATGGTTAATGTCTTGAACTTATTGATGATGACTTATGCAACTGCATGAGTATGAATCTTTTTCGAACACAAGAGGTAAGTTTAATTTTAtcgttttttggtgttttttgatccggtataatgatagtcaattattattttaaatttatattttgaagtaaaccattattgtgtgtgattttaaatttttaatttcgaagtcaatcattatcttaaatttaaattttgaagtttgccattaatgtgtttgattttaaatttggaagtcaatcatttttttaaatttaaatttggaaGTAAACCATTAATGTGTTTCATCCATTTAGCCATTTCTTTTTCAATTAACTTAATTCATCTTTAATGTGACAGAATTGATGGAGTGATATAAGAAGGTTTCTTTGTTAATTGATTATTCTCTTCCGCTTACAGGGGATAGCGCTAAGgtaattaacatcaaaattcaataTTTCTATTACTTGAATTCTCTTGCTTTATAATTTCTTTCAatgtattattttgtgttttgacttggatataaaacataatgtgaaggtatattttaaacttattttaCCGAGTTTTTTTATTTGGATTGCAGAATAAGTGCTTTGATGAACTAATAGGTGTTTGAATTTTGTGTTTACTTTGCTCTGCATAGGGCTCCTTCAGTTTTTTGTATTCTTTTACTTCGCTCAGTAATTATTCTATTTTCAAGATAAGAATACAAGCTGCATTTGCATTGGCTACCCTACCAACAATAGTGGGTGAATCAGTAATAACAAAACTATTGAGATAAGTTTTAAAGCTTATTGAGAaatattgattgtgtttctaTAAATACTTTACCGTTTAATTTTGTAAAAAACCTTCATATTTAATTTTCAGATATGGATCCAATGAACAAcagtccttcatttttaaagcttattcAGGAAGATGACCAGATATTTTTGGTACGGTTATTGGTATTCTAaatactaatcatatttttagtaaactgatgtttgtctttttttttattttttttaaactcatAGCAAATACCTAATGACTTTGCTTCAATGATTTGGGGAGACCAACCACCTTACAAAGATTCAGTTAAGATTGTTGATGGCAACAAGTTATGGTTTGTAAGACTGAAAAAAACTGATGTTGGCCATGTTCTTGCTGATGGCTTCACCAAAGTTGTTCGGGATAGTTGTATAAGAAAAAAATAACTATCTTATGTTTCAGtcatttggacaatcatcattcTTTCTAATGGTGTTTAAATCATTTGTTCATCAATACTGCTTTATATCCAAAATCACACCTGACAAAGACGTTATTGTAAGTAGTATATTATACAATCAGTATGACGAATAATGTTTTCTTTCTGTATATTggtttttaaattaaattttaattaTCACTGCCTATGCAGGTCATGGCTGATGAATTTTGGAGGCAATTTTATGGGAAAAATTTCAAAGGTGGTCAATCAACTCTTTATTTAGGAGATAGATTTTGGAACGTTAAGATGGACGGATTAACTGACAGCTGTGTTTTTACTCATGGGTGTTCTAAGATGGTAAACGATCTTGCCTTAGACAGCCGATCTATCTTTGTCTTTTCAATGGTTGGAAATAAAATTTTCGAGCTTTCAGTCTTTAATCATCAAACCAGTACTCAAATTCAGAACAACAAGGTTGAGTTAGTTATTTTGGATGACTCCATctatggtgatgatggtgatgatttggTTATCGCGGTTAGAATTATACATCTATACTATTATTTAGTTATTAACGCGAGCTTACAAGTAGATCTTGAATTTCACACattgttattttttatatttttttgtagTCCGAACATAAGGAGAAGTGTAGTACTGCCGAAACTGACTTTCAGGAAAGTGTTGTTGTGGAATGTGAAGATGACAAATTTCAGTTGGCAAGTTTTGAGTCTGTATTCAATGTAAACCCCTATATTTTAATCTAATTTATTAAAACTTatcataaatatttttttttgtatttatacaTTTGTTTATTGTTAATTGTGTAGGATATTGATGATTCGAAGTTTGATAACTTTTTCTCATCTCTACTTGAAATGGAAGACCTTAAGAAGAAGGTAATTTtttgtcattgtttttttttcatattttattaaatttaattattattcttattatatTGTTAAACACTTTTCCCTTATATGTAGTTCAAAGATGATTGAGATAAAAAAAACCGATCCGATATGCAAAGCAAGTGTTGTTTGTGATAAAAATTAAAGTTtaaaagtttgtgttcatttatagGAGTTAGTAATTAACTGAATTGTTTTACCtatattttttcattttaaaccgttaatgttttatgtttcttacGATGATCCGAAGGGGAAAACAaatgttgttgttgatgaaaatctaAGTTTAAAGGTTTTGGTTCAGTTACttaattatatttttatgaatTTAAGTTGATTactttacatttttttatttatacgTTTACCTTTTTTCAGGACAAAAGCAACTTTGAGATAGACCTGGACAAATTTTTGATACCGAAGAATAACTCCCATGTATATCTGATTACTTAAGTATTATATAATTCAATGTATTAATTCATTCTATATTAATAATTTTTATACTCTTTTGTTTTATAGGTTGATCCTACACGAAAAACAAATATTTGTATTTCTGAACAGAGTCTGTCCTCCATAGTTGTTTCTGATGTGAGTATTTCTGATTCGATATTTTGTTCGAATTATGATAGTTACTTATGTATTTATTTACCTGTTTTAGACCATTCCGAAATATAAAGTTGATGTTGGTCAAATTGTTTTGCCGATAAAGAGGAAGGTATAGTATCatatataacttttttacttttaattttatttcttaaaagagaactaattattattttatttgaactTATTAGGCCACTCAGAAATGTAAAGCAGTTATGTTGGTGTCCGATGAGTCTCTTATCGCTCATCGTACACTTTCAAAGTTTAGAAACAAAAATGAATTTGTGGTTGTTTATAAGTTTATGGCTGCTGAAACCACATCTGTTAGCCGTAAACGTTCTACATTGAAAAGGTCGAAAACAATTTCAATCATTGAGTTCACCAAAGTCGCCGAGAACAGAATGGTATGTGTTTtcatattattaaaatttatatattttattcaaGTAATAAGCATATGTTTTAGATTACTTTGACAATTTTTTGTTTTGTGACTTTCAGCGTTTACCGTCTGCTATTTCCGATGAGTTGTCTCTTTCTTTTCACAACTTCCGTGATGTTTCAATCCAAAACATTAGATGTGAGGTAACAAACATGAAGACGATAGCGGAAAAGAATGGAGATGGTTACAGGTATGGTTTTTCCAAGTGGTCGGCTTTTTTGAAATCAAATCAAATACACATGGCGCTACTCTTTTCTTTAAATATGTCAAGTCTTCGCAGCTTTTGATTTTGACCAAATTTGTACACAAGACGACAAAGAAAAGAGGCCGTCCGTGACTGTTTGCATTTGTGGTTGTTAGTTGGTTTTGTATATGTTTTCTTGAACTGGTAGTTATTAGTTGATGGTGGGTTTACAGTTGTTTGCATAGTTTCTACTTGATCTTCGTATGACCCAAGTTGGATGTCAGTTATGTTTTCTGTTTGGACAATTAGTACTTAAACATGCCCTCTTTTGTAAGAAAGTTTACAagttaatttttgttttaatttagaACATAATTTTGGTACTACACTTTTTTCCAATTTTATTATTAGCTTTACACAACCAATCATATTACTTTTTTAATATCCAAGTATCCAACGCAAACATCCGAACCTctacatatattattttaatacgaatatataatttttttcaaTACGAATgttagttttatatatttttattaaaaaatataacaattgaatactccctccgtcccatttTAGATGTCATGGGACCCACATTCACACAATTTAAGAAATATTTGAGTATTTTATTTTTTGAGTTGTAAAATGACAATAATGTCCTTAGAAATGACAATTAAATTGGGACAACAAAAAATGGAAGTTTGTAATGgtaaggtcaaaactggaaattaTATTTACATTTTTGGAAATGACAATTAAATTGGGACAACCAAAAGTGGAAATTTGGATATTTAAAATGGGACGGAAGGAGTATATCTTACACACGATAAAACATAACAGTAAAATTACTAAATAAGTTGATGTTTGAATTTGTATGTTGACTTATTTCTAGATGTAtatcttatatttttattaacttattatttattttaggaaacttataaatatttataataattaacaaaacaatgataatttatttatgttaaattaTTTGGTCGATTTTGTCTATTCGTAATTTCCAAAGTTTTGTAAATTAATATTTCCATTTATAATGCAATAACATATCCAaattaattttagataaatttGTTTCTTTATTAATTAACAATCATTTTTAACTAAAATGGAAACTACAATAGAATGACAAATAATTTTGATGtagatattttattttttatcaaaataaatataatatttgttTTGTTCTATGGTATTacacttttaattaattatttaacgaTCATTTGTTGAGTACTAATAAAAAAAATCCTTATTTTTATTGTCACAGTTTTCTATTTGAAAATGAGGTTTTGTTTTGATCAAAGTTGGGTTATGCAGGTAAGTGTTAAATCTCATGTTAATTTGAAAACGCCCCAATCTTAAGCTTCAAGATCTCGAGTAAtacaatttacattttttttctttatattttataaatattacCTAATTTTGTTAATCTGAAATTAATTGCCTATATTATTTTTTTAGAGATGTTGAGGTTGATTTAACTCTTTGGGATGATTATGCGAAGGACATGTATTCGTACATGCTTAGTCAAGATCTTGAAGCCCATGTTGTCAAATCTGTTCATTTTGGTGCTGTTAAAACCTAAAAAGGTATCTTATTAAGTCTAGGATTTAAAAATGTATCTTATTAAATTTCTCATCATAAAAGAACATTCCATTTATAATATCATTTTATATAAATTACAACATACATCTCCATTACATATCAACTTTCAATCTATTCTTTGGTTTCTTCAACCAGGTACTTTGCAAAATTTTTAAGTAATACACAATCTCTTTTTCATGTATCAATACAAACTAACatcatttatgttttattatacgtTTCCATTTTACTAGGTGTTTCGTATAATGGATCAAATTCCGTTTGATGTTGTGATCATGGAAATTTTTGTATCAATACAAACTAATatcatttatgttttattatacaaAAACAAGTCATTTGGATACAACGTTTTATTTGATCAATACATGAATATTTTTTTACACAAACAATTTGAATTTccaaattaatttatttttaaaaacaaacaaattgaATTTAAAACCATCAATAACGTAACCGTgagtactttcttatatttttaaaatcaaaGTAGGTAAAAATTTAAGGTTTCGAGTCTGTTAATAAACTAAAcattaataatttatattttatctttattttttcccgtttgttaatatcaatttataaaatattttgcaaatcaaacaaactattgaaATTTGTCTCTGTAATTTTGAGAATGTCGTGTATGTTTACCAATGCATACTCCATAGATagatttattttataattttgagTTAATAATTTTGTTTACAAATTGACAATCTATTATTATGAAGTAAGATTTTACCTCATATGTTTAACTtttaaagtttcaaaaaccaCTTTTAGTATGTTttgtaaataataattaataGGTCAAATATAGTTACGTAAATAAtattataacaataataaatacaTTTGAAAACTATGCATTTGAAATTTGGATTGCACTACAGTCAACTTTCAACCTGTTTGGCCTATATGTGTGGTACTCAACCAATGTGATTGTGCATATCAAAAGatattgtgtttgtgtgtttcaACGGTTGGTGACAATGGTGGTGTTAAAGGCTTGGAGAATtcattatagtttttttttttatttttttgtacatGTTAAGTGTTATAATAAAGAACGGacaaaatattaataaagttCTAATAATctgttataataaataaaagtttttttttttgtcgtgGGTCATTCAGTGAGGCAAATTTCTGCCTCCGGTTCTTGCCCAAAGTTTCTAACCTTACTCGCAACCCTAAcgactacaactttcaattcaaaacaattaaaaaacaagtttgttcgcaATCCTAatgactacaactttcaattcaaaacaattataaaacaactttCTGACATAGTTTGATTAATATAAAGTAAATT
This is a stretch of genomic DNA from Helianthus annuus cultivar XRQ/B chromosome 16, HanXRQr2.0-SUNRISE, whole genome shotgun sequence. It encodes these proteins:
- the LOC118488404 gene encoding uncharacterized protein LOC118488404, with product MAAETTSVSRKRSTLKRSKTISIIEFTKVAENRMRLPSAISDELSLSFHNFRDVSIQNIRCEVTNMKTIAEKNGDGYRYGFSKWSAFLKSNQIHMALLFSLNMSSLRSF